The proteins below come from a single Drosophila suzukii chromosome X, CBGP_Dsuzu_IsoJpt1.0, whole genome shotgun sequence genomic window:
- the rg gene encoding neurobeachin isoform X7, with amino-acid sequence MDSLERLMRAAPLPRMLTSGVVATAAAAAAAAAGKGMVSVGGGVSGTTMATAGNGQQRALVHASLAAATVGRKGRHLTGTFCLTGDTMEGIIQCLVFLKAFSLVGGEFDMELNFVIQDAQNIKHMLELLDHCPPNLQAEIWSVFIAILRKSVRNLQACTDVGLIEHVLVRLQRSETVVADLLIEMLGVLASYSITVKELKLLFGTMKATNGKWPRHSAKLLNVLRQMPHRNGPDVFFSFPGRKGSAMVLPPLAKWPYENGFTFTTWFRLDPINSVNIEREKPYLYCFKTSKGVGYTAHFVGNCLVLTSMKVKGKGFQHCVKYEFQPRKWYMIAIVYIYNRWTKSEIKCLVNGQLASSTEMAWFVSTNDPFDKCYIGATPELDEERVFCGQMSAIYLFSEALTTQQICAMHRLGPGYKSQFRFDNECYLNLPDNHKRVLYDGKLSNAIVFMYNPVATDGQLCLQSSPKGNVSYFVHTPHALMLQDVKAVVTHSIHCTLNSIGGIQVLFPLFSQLDMAHEGLGDIKRDPTLCSKLLGFICELVETSQTVQQHMIQNRGFLVISFMLQRSSREHLTLEVLGSFLNLTKYLVTCLSANSDLLLKQLFCFSFLTWQLLDHVLFNPALWIYTPANVQARLYSYLATEFLSDTQIYSNVRRVSTVLQTVHTLKYYYWVVNPRAKSGIIPKGLDGPRPAQKDILAIRAYILLFLKQLIMIGNGVKEDELQSILNYLTTMHEDENLHDVLQMLISLMSEHPSSMVPAFDVKHGVRSIFKLLAAESQLIRLQALKLLGFFLSRSTHKRKYDVMSPHNLYTLLAERLLLYEESLSLPTYNVLYEIMTEHISQQILYTRHPEPESHYRLENPMILKVVATLIRQSKQTESLIDVKKLFLQDMTLLCNSNRENRRTVLQMSVWQEWLIAMAYIHPKSSEEQKISDMVYSLFRMLLHHAIKHEYGGWRVWVDTLAIVHSKVSYEEFKLQFAQMYEHYERQRTDNITDPALRQARPISTISGWEREELHQQQNGGSAAAAVAPNQQGAAGAVKGAVSIASLEDVPPVVEEEVEELELEEVEIQEGPIIEEAEPKSVIANISDVYNEQIKTDATCNGNLEEVKEEDSEIQELVEDLESKQPEASPLGALRETLQLGDDMDVEELELATAKDSLNAEQHVARVLQASEAALNDCKMAVDDVLQESSSVLKDEEIELAVNEVVQGVLNNEKKSQADKDKEQSVGQDNVNVSLLNSKNLLNNNNNNNNNNSPSATPTEPTTTTTATVGAETETEVNANEIVSSSPLAPKEERKTETVAEKGATPEVETPETAKPSPIVPSPVVATNQKTEDAANKLNNNEKLAEISASPEPIIVETPEADLLQLSDTETKPAKETEAEAEDPVALAVRDIVEQLIDKVIDATEAETASEIKTETNNNELPKGEKPNSEPGVSEVETPESLAAAAEEIVHEVVEAALVLVQEETTPVKAEEKVEDLLELDQKPAVTGVQEAKALPEVSKEPEEDLKTKEELTTEEPKDHKSQEVPAELPQKQEEHVVAIVNQVLDTLVDETVKAVAAEQTTQTSPAPEEESPKILTKQSGVTPVRVKPNEVDSTTQTTPKNEAGSNLLVEEVQQVLQEDEAQTAAGIASLEDEEYSNQQTASGVENPNGQMEANHYGPGNPESKQQQQQQQQQQQQQQRSKSGSTRPMFSPGPTRPPFRIPEFKWSYIHQRLLSDVLFSLETDIQVWRSHSTKSVLDFVNSSENAIFVVNTVHLISQLADNLIIACGGLLPLLASATSPNSELDVLEPTQGMPLEVAVSFLQRLVNMADVLIFATSLNFGELEAEKNMSSGGILRQCLRLVCTCAVRNCLECKERTRYNVGALARDVPGAAHLQALIRGAQASPKNIVESITGQLSPVKDPEKLLQDMDVNRLRAVIYRDVEETKQAQFLSLAIVYFISVLMVSKYRDILEPPAEPQIQRQSPVLQRTAGGEAASARPLFPQWSHHVYPQFLPESHQNHNSNMQHQQQQQQHYYQQQQQQQQQQQQQVAHNHSHHHMTAAYYQQQQQQQQQHQQVAGGQQQHSPTPLATHSTSSSASSTATSQPASSSSLSSLASQSQQQSHRQLHKQQQQQQQQHYHPHQPHYGLINGHQQHQQLNGKHYTENGSAAGYHPHPHPHGGGGYMRNGESTAGQQNGISDYQAAVGLMNGHGSNATAGNNNNSSLMNNMRNLRNGGATPSASSSPPPPTAGNQGISGISGISGISGIAGVATTGAVVNANAAAAGVGGVGVGGVGMGMGGVAGGLDGGVAYKTSAINNNYRYNGRNASAGTGGRQIQDSDYEIIVVDENNPSVLADNDSHSSGPPSIKANQTTTTTTATTTHINNNNNTKTTTANAPTTTIKIQQQPLSPPKPFVPQKLPKSVDSDVGSLNMNSTENEVPEVESSSEILIDDHKPSHSNDESWTDVNLNEDAAVQAASAGMVVGLVDNGGNVITDKHDPSSHHNQQQQQQQQQQQQHQQQQQQQQHGSLGNSERGDKPDSEISVVRVPDGYAGSGGSNPGQGQGVPPNQRPRPDELPMKAPALVAQLPLTTPSREASLTQKLEIALGPVCPLLREIMVDFAPFLSKTLVGSHGQELLMEGKGLTTFKNSHSVVELVMLLCSQEWQNSLQKHAGLAFIELINEGRLLSHAMKDHIVRVANEAEFILNRMRADDVLKHADFESQCAQTLLERREEERMCDHLITAARRRDNVIASRLLEKVRNIMCNRHGAWGDSSANTTSASGGAIVGAVQKSPYWKLDAWEDDARRRKRMVQNPRGSSHPQATLKAALENGGPEDAILQTRDEFHTQIAVSRAHPSGQHNGELLDDAELLIEDRELDLDLTGPVNISTKARLIAPGLVAPGTVSITSTEMFFEVDEEHPEFQKIDGEVLKYCDHLHGKWYFSEVRAIFSRRYLLQNVALEIFLASRTSILFAFPDQHTVKKVIKALPRVGVGIKYGIPQTRRASMMSPRQLMRNSNMTQKWQRREISNFEYLMFLNTIAGRTYNDLNQYPIFPWVLTNYESKDLDLSLPSNYRDLSKPIGALNPSRRAYFEERYESWDSDTIPPFHYGTHYSTAAFTLNWLVRVEPFTTMFLALQGGKFDYPDRLFSSVSLSWKNCQRDTSDVKELIPEWYFLPEMFYNSSGYRLGHREDGALVDDIELPPWAKSPEEFVRINRMALESEFVSCQLHQWIDLIFGYKQRGPEAIRATNVFYYLTYEGSVDLDGVLDPVMREAVENQIRNFGQTPSQLLMEPHPPRSSAMHLSPMMFSAMPEDLCQMLKFYQNSPVIHISANTYPQLSLPSVVTVTAGHQFAVNRWNCNYTASVQSPSYAESPQSPGSNQPLTIDPVLAVHGTNNNSNAVSRRHLGDNFSQMLKIRSNCFVTTVDSRFLIACGFWDNSFRVFATETAKIVQIVFGHFGVVTCMARSECNITSDCYIASGSADCTVLLWHWNARTQSIVGEGDVPTPRATLTGHEQAVTSVVISAELGLVVSGSSNGPVLIHTTFGDLLRSLDPPAEFHSPELITMSREGFIVINYDKGNVAAYTINGKKLRHETHNDNLQCMLLSRDGEYLMTAGDRGIVEVWRTFNLAPLYAFPACNAGIRSLALTHDQKYLLAGLSTGSIIVFHIDFNRWHHEYQQRY; translated from the exons ATCTGCTCATCGAGATGCTGGGCGTCCTGGCCAGCTATAGCATAACGGTGAAGGAGCTGAAGCTGCTCTTTGGGACGATGAAGGCCACCAATGGCAAGTGGCCGCGTCACTCGGCCAAGCTGCTGAACGTCCTCCGGCAGATGCCACATCGCAACGGACCGGATGTGTTCTTCAGCTTTCCGGGCCGCAAGGGATCG GCCATGGTCCTGCCGCCGTTGGCCAAATGGCCCTATGAGAATGGATTCACCTTCACCACCTGGTTTCGGCTGGATCCCATCAATTCGGTGAATATCGAAAGGGAGAAGCCTTACCTGTACTG CTTCAAGACATCGAAGGGTGTGGGCTATACGGCGCATTTTGTGGGCAATTGCCTCGTCCTCACCTCGATGAAGGTCAAGGGCAAGGGCTTTCAGCATTGTGTGAAATACGAATTCCAGCCACGAAAG TGGTATATGATTGCCATAGTGTATATATACAATCGTTGGACGAAAAGCGAAATCAAGTGCCTCGTTAATGGACAGCTGGCCTCTTCAACTGAGATGGCCTGGTTTGTTTCCACAAACGAT CCCTTTGACAAGTGCTACATTGGAGCCACCCCCGAATTGGACGAGGAGCGCGTGTTCTGTGGCCAAATGTCGGCGATCTACCTTTTCAGCGAGGCCCTGACCACGCAGCAGATCTGTGCGATGCACCGCCTGGGTCCCGGCTACAAG tCGCAGTTCCGGTTCGACAACGAGTGCTATCTAAATCTGCCGGACAATCACAAGCGG GTCCTGTACGATGGCAAACTATCGAATGCCATTGTGTTCATGTACAATCCAGTGGCCACCGATGGTCAATTGTGTCTGCAATCGTCGCCCAAGGGAAACGTTTCATATTTCGTGCACACACCGCATGCGCTGATGTTGCAG GATGTAAAGGCCGTGGTCACGCACTCGATACACTGCACCCTCAACTCGATTGGCGGCATCCAGGTGCTGTTCCCGCTCTTCTCGCAGCTGGACATGGCCCACGAGGGCCTGGGCGACATCAAGCGGGATCCCACGCTGTG CTCCAAGCTGCTGGGCTTCATCTGTGAACTGGTGGAAACATCGCAGACGGTGCAGCAGCACATGATCCAGAACCGGGGCTTCCTGGTCATCTCGTTCATGCTGCAGCGCTCCTCCCGCGAACACCTCACCCTCGAGGTCCTGGGATCCTTCCTGAACCTCACCAAGTATCTGGTCACCTGCCTGTCGGCCAACAGTGATCTGCTGCTCAAGCAG TTGTTCTGTTTCTCGTTTCTCACGTGGCAGCTGCTGGACCATGTCCTCTTCAATCCAGCCCTGTGGATATACACACCCGCGAATGTCCAGGCGCGACTGTACTCCTATTTGGCCACCGAGTTCCTCTCGGACACGCAGATCTACAGCAATGTGAGGAGGGTCAGCACGGTCCTGCAGACGGTGCACACCCTGAAGTACTACTACTGGGTGGTCAATCCGCGGGCCAAAAGCGGCATCATCCCGAAGGGACTGG ATGGACCTCGTCCGGCCCAAAAGGACATCCTGGCCATTCGGGCCTACATCCTGCTGTTCCTCAAGCAGCTTATCATGATCGGCAATGGCGTGAAGGAGGACGAGCTGCAGAGCATACTTAACTATCTGACCACCATGCACGAG GACGAGAACCTGCACGACGTGCTGCAGATGCTCATCTCGCTGATGTCGGAGCATCCTAGCTCCATGGTACCTGCCTTCGATGTGAAGCACGGTGTGCGCAGCATCTTCAAGTTGTTGGCGGCCGAGAGTCAGTTGATTCGACTGCAGGCCCTCAAATTGCTGGGCTTCTTCCTTTCGCGAAGTACCCACAA ACGCAAGTACGACGTGATGTCGCCACACAATCTGTACACACTGCTGGCGGAACGATTGCTCCTCTATGAGGAGTCTCTCTCCCTGCCCACCTACAATGTCCTCTACGAGATTATGACGGAGCACATCTCGCAACAGATCCTGTACACACGACATCCGGAACCGGAGAGTCACTACCGTCTGGAGAATCCAA TGATCCTCAAGGTGGTGGCCACCCTGATTCGGCAGTCCAAGCAGACCGAGTCCCTGATCGATGTGAAGAAGCTGTTCCTGCAGGATATGACCCTGTTGTGCAACAGCAATCGGGAGAACCGACGCACCGTGCTCCAAATGTCCGTGTGGCAGGAGTGGCTCATTGCGATGGCCTACATCCATCCAAAGAGCAGCGAAGAGCAGAAGATTAGCGACATGGTCTACTCCCTGTTCCGCATGCTGCTCCATCATGCCATCAAGCATGAGTATGGCGGTTGGCGAGTTTGGGTAGATACCCTCGCCATTGTCCACTCGAAGGTGTCGTACGAGGAGTTCAAACTCCAGTTTGCCCAGATGTACGAGCACTACGAACGCCAGCGTACGGATAATATCACAGATCCCGCCCTGCGTCAGGCCAGGCCCATTAGTACGATCAGTGGTTGGGAACGGGAGGAGCTGCATCAGCAGCAGAATGGTGGATCCGCTGCAGCAGCAGTGGCTCCAAATCAGCAAGGAGCTGCCGGAGCGGTCAAGGGTGCCGTATCCATTGCCTCGCTGGAGGATGTGCCGCCCGTGGTcgaggaggaggtggaggaACTGGAACTCGAGGAGGTGGAGATCCAAGAGGGTCCCATCATCGAAGAGGCCGAACCGAAATCCGTGATAGCCAATATTTCCGATGTCTACAACGAGCAGATCAAAACCGATGCCACATGCAATGGCAATCTGGAAGAGGTCAAAGAGGAGGACTCTGAGATTCAGGAACTTGTTGAAGATCTCGAGTCCAAGCAACCGGAAGCATCTCCGTTGGGAGCCCTCAGGGAAACCCTGCAGCTGGGCGATGACATGGATGTCGAGGAACTGGAGCTGGCCACCGCCAAGGATTCGCTCAATGCGGAACAGCATGTGGCGCGAGTTCTTCAGGCCTCCGAGGCGGCACTCAACGATTGCAAAATGGCCGTCGATGATGTCCTGCAGGAGTCATCATCTGTCCTTAAGGACGAGGAGATCGAACTGGCGGTCAACGAAGTTGTTCAGGGTGTCCTTAACAACGAAAAGAAATCCCAGGCCGATAAGGATAAGGAACAGTCCGTGGGGCAGGATAATGTTAATGTTAGCCTGCTGAACAGCAAGAATCTGctcaacaataataataataacaataataacaatagtccgagtgccacgcccacagaGCCCACGACCACGACGACGGCGACGGTGGgagcggaaacggaaacggagGTCAATGCCAATGAGATCGTGAGCAGCAGCCCACTGGCACCCAAGGAGGAACGGAAAACGGAAACGGTAGCGGAAAAGGGAGCAACACCGGAAGTGGAAACACCGGAAACGGCCAAGCCAAGCCCCATAGTCCCCAGCCCCGTAGTAGCAACCAATCAAAAGACTGAAGATGCAGCCAACAAGCTGAACAACAACGAGAAGCTGGCCGAAATCAGCGCTAGTCCCGAGCCCATTATTGTGGAAACGCCAGAGGCTGATCTTCTCCAGCTTTCCGATACCGAAACCAAACCGGCAAAGGAAACGGAAGCGGAAGCTGAGGATCCTGTAGCACTGGCCGTTAGGGATATTGTCGAGCAACTCATCGACAAGGTGATCGATGCCACGGAAGCGGAAACGGCCAGTGAAATCAAAACAGAGACCAATAATAATGAACTACCCAAGGGGGAGAAACCCAATTCAGAGCCAGGGGTTTCCGAAGTGGAAACTCCCGAGAGTCTGGCCGCTGCCGCCGAGGAAATTGTCCATGAGGTAGTGGAGGCAGCTCTTGTTTTGGTCCAAGAAGAGACTACTCCGGTGAAAGCGGAGGAAAAGGTAGAGGATCTGCTTGAACTCGATCAAAAGCCAGCGGTTACAGGCGTTCAGGAAGCTAAGGCTCTCCCAGAAGTCTCTAAGGAACCAGAGGAAGATCTCAAAACCAAGGAGGAGCTGACAACCGAGGAGCCCAAGGATCACAAGTCCCAGGAAGTACCCGCGGAACTGCCCCAAAAACAAGAGGAGCATGTGGTGGCCATTGTCAACCAGGTACTCGACACCCTGGTCGACGAAACCGTCAAGGCCGTGGCCGCCGAGCAAACCACCCAGACTTCACCCGCTCCCGAGGAGGAATCACCCAAGATTCTGACCAAGCAATCGGGGGTGACGCCAGTGCGGGTCAAGCCCAATGAAGTGGACTCCACCACACAGACAACGCCGAAAAATGAGGCGGGATCTAATCTTCTGGTTGAAGAGGTGCAGCAAGTCCTTCAGGAGGACGAAGCTCAAACAGCCGCAGGCATTGCCTCCCTTGAAGATGAGGAGTACTCTAATCAACAGACAGCATCGGGTGTCGAAAATCCCAACGGTCAAATGGAGGCCAATCATTATGGCCCCGGCAATCCGGAATCcaagcaacagcaacaacaacagcagcagcagcaacaacagcaacagcgcTCCAAATCGGGTTCCACACGACCCATGTTCAGTCCAGGACCAACACGTCCACCCTTCCGGATACCGGAATTCAAGTGGTCCTACATCCATCAGCGACTCCTCAGCGATGTGCTCTTCTCGCTGGAAACGGACATTCAGGTGTGGCGCAGTCATTCGACCAAAAGCGTCCTGGACTTTGTCAACTCCAGTGAGAATGCCATCTTTGTGGTGAACACAGTGCATCTGATTTCGCAGCTGGCGGATAACCTGATTATTGCCTGCGGAGGATTGCTGCCCCTACTGGCCAGCGCCACGTCACCCAAT TCCGAACTGGATGTCCTCGAGCCCACGCAGGGCATGCCTTTGGAGGTCGCCGTGTCCTTCCTGCAGCGTCTGGTCAACATGGCTGATGTCCTTATCTTTGCCACGTCCCTGAATTTCGGTGAGCTGGAGGCGGAGAAGAACATGTCCAGTGGTGGCATCCTGCGCCAGTGCCTCCGGCTGGTCTGCACCTGTGCGGTGAGGAATTGCCTGGAGTGCAAGGAGCGAACGCGCTATAATGTTGGAGCCTTGGCGAGAGACGTTCCGGGTGCGGCGCACCTGCAGGCCCTCATTCGCGGTGCCCAGGCATCGCCCAAG AACATTGTCGAGTCAATCACCGGTCAATTATCACCTGTTAAGGATCCCGAGAAGCTGCTCCAGGACATGGACGTCAATCGCCTGCGTGCCGTCATCTATCGCGATGTG GAGGAGACGAAGCAGGCACAGTTCCTGTCGCTGGCAATCGTCTACTTCATATCGGTCCTGATGGTCTCCAAGTATCGTGATATTCTGGAGCCGCCGGCAGAGCCGCAGATCCAGCGTCAATCGCCAGTGCTACAGCGCACGGCAGGCGGCG AAGCCGCCAGTGCGCGTCCTTTGTTTCCCCAATGGTCACATCATGTCTACCCGCAATTCCTGCCCGAATCGCACCAGAATCACAACAGCAACatgcaacaccagcagcaacagcagcaacactactaccagcaacagcagcaacagcaacagcagcagcaacagcaggtTGCCCATAATCACAGCCATCATCACATGACTGCTGCTTActaccagcagcagcaacagcaacagcagcaacatcagcaagTTGCAGGtggacagcagcaacattcGCCCACTCCCTTGGCCACACACTCGACCAGTTCTTCGGCCAGCTCCACGGCCACATCTCAGCCAGCATCGAGCTCCTCGCTCTCCAGCCTGGCATCCCAAAGTCAACAGCAATCGCATCGCCAGTTGCAcaagcaacagcagcaacagcagcagcaacattaCCATCCTCACCAGCCGCACTATGGCTTGATCAATGGCcaccagcaacatcagcagctgAATGGCAAACATTATACAGAAAATGGATCCGCAGCGGGATatcatccacatccacatccacatggTGGCGGTGGTTATATGCGAAATGGAGAGTCAACAGCGGGACAACAGAATGGTATTTCCGACTATCAGGCGGCAGTGGGACTGATGAATGGTCATGGCTCAAATGCAACGGctggtaataataataattccagTCTGATGAACAATATGCGAAATTTGAGGAATGGTGGAGCAACTCCATCAGCATCATCATCGCCACCGCCACCAACAGCGGGAAACCAAGGAATCTCGGGAATCTCTGGTATCTCGGGTATCTCGGGCATTGCAGGTGTTGCAACAACGGGTGCTGTTGTTAATGCaaatgctgctgctgctggtgttggtGGTGTTGGTGTTGGTGGTGTTGGCATGGGCatggggggcgtggcagggggCTTGGATGGAGGCGTGGCCTACAAGACGAGCgccataaataataattaccGCTACAATGGACGCAACGCATCCGCTGGAACAG GTGGTCGCCAAATCCAGGATAGTGACTATGAAATAATTGTTGTCGATGAGAACAATCCATCCGTTTTGGCCgataatgattcacattccAGTGGACCGCCTTCCATAAAG GCCAAccagacaacaacaacaacaacagctacAACAACCCATattaacaacaacaacaacactaagacaacaacagcaaacgctccaacaacaacaattaaaattCAACAACAACCATTGTCACCACCAAAGCCGTTTGTGCCACAAAAATTGCCAAAG AGCGTCGATTCGGATGTGGGTTCCCTCAACATGAACTCCACGGAGAACGAAGTGCCCGAGGTGGAGTCCTCCAGCGAGATCCTCATCGATGACCACAAGCCTAGCCATTCGAACGACGAAAGCTGGACGGATGTGAATCTTAACGAGGATGCGGCCGTTCAGGCGGCCAGTGCCGGCATGGTTGTGGGATTGGTGGATAATGGTGGTAATGTCATAACCGACAAGCACGACCCATCATCGCATCAcaaccagcaacagcagcagcagcaacagcaacagcagcagcatcagcagcagcaacaacagcagcagcatggTTCACTTGGCAACTCGGAGCGGGGTGATAAACCCGATTCGGAGATATCGGTGGTCCGTGTACCCGATGGTTATGCCGGTTCCGGTGGCTCTAATCCTGGACAAGGTCAGGGTGTCCCGCCAAATCAGCGTCCTCGTCCCGACGAGTTGCCCATGAAGGCTCCCGCCTTGGTGGCCCAGTTGCCACTGACCACGCCGTCGCGAGAGGCAAGTCTCACCCAGAAACTGGAAATTGCACTGGGACCAGTGTGTCCATTGCTGCGCGAAATCATGGTGGATTTCGCTCCATTCCTGTCCAAGACCCTCGTTGGTTCGCATGGCCAGGAACTGCTGATGGAGGGCAAGGGACTGACCACATTCAAGAACTCCCATTCGGTGGTCGAGCTGGTGATGCTGCTCTGCTCCCAGGAATGGCAGAATAGCCTGCAGAAACATGCCGGTCTGGCCTTCATCGAGCTGATCAACGAGGGTCGCCTCCTGTCGCATGCCATGAAGGATCACATCGTGAGGGTGGCCAATGAGGCGGAGTTCATACTGAATCGTATGCGTGCCGATGATGTACTCAAGCATGCCGACTTTGAATCGCAGTGTGCCCAAACCCTCTTGGAGCGCAGGGAGGAGGAGAGGATGTGTGATCACCTCATAACCGCCGCTCGTCGTCGGGATAATGTGATTGCCAGCCGGCTGCTGGAGAAGGTGCGGAACATAATGTGCAATCGTCATGGAGCCTGGGGTGATTCCAGTGCCAACACGACGAGTGCCAGTGGTGGCGCCATTGTGGGAGCAGTGCAAAAGAGTCCGTACTGGAAACTGGATGCCTGGGAGGATGATGCCCGTCGCCGGAAGCGGATGGTACAGAATCCTCGCGGCTCATCGCATCCACAGGCCACGCTGAAGGCGGCTCTGGAGAATGGTGGACCCGAAGATGCCATCCTGCAGACACGCGATGAGTTCCACACTCAGATTGCCGTTTCGCGAGCCCATCCATCGGGTCAGCACAATGGTGAACTTTTGGACGATGCGGAGCTGTTGATCGAGGATCGAGAATTGGATCTGGATCTCACGGGTCCGGTCAACATTAGCACCAAGGCGAGATTGATAGCTCCGGGTTTGGTGGCCCCTGGCACTGTTTCGATAACCAGCACTGAAATGTTCTTTGAGGTCGATGAAGAGCATCCCGAATTCCAGAAGATCGATGGGGAAGTTCTCAAATACTGCGATCATTTGCACGGCAAGTGGTACTTCTCCGAGGTGAGGGCCATCTTCTCGAGGCGCTATCTCCTGCAGAATGTGGCACTGGAGATATTTTTGGCCAGCAGGACATCCATTCTGTTCGCCTTTCCCGATCAGCATACGGTGAAGAAGGTGATCAAAGCTCTGCCCCGTGTTGGAGTGGGCATAAAGTATGGAATACCCCAGACACGCAGGGCATCAATGATGTCGCCAAGGCAGCTGATGCGCAACTCCAATATGACCCAGAAATGGCAGCGTCGCGAGATTAGCAACTTTGAGTATCTAATGTTCCTCAATACAATCGCCGGCAGGACGTACAACGACCTCAATCAGTATCCCATCTTCCCGTGGGTGCTGACCAATTACGAGTCCAAGGATTTGGATCTCAGCCTGCCCTCGAACTATAGGGATCTATCGAAACCCATTGGGGCATTGAATCCATCGCGTAGAGCGTACTTTGAGGAGCGTTACGAGAGTTGGGACAGCGATACCATACCGCCCTTCCACTATGGCACCCATTATTCCACAGCGGCCTTTACGCTCAACTGGTTGGTGCGCGTGGAACCGTTCACCACCATGTTCCTGGCCCTGCAGGGCGGCAAGTTCGATTATCCCGATAGGTTGTTCAGTTCGGTATCGCTGTCGTGGAAGAATTGCCAGCGGGATACGTCGGACGTTAAGGAACTGATACCCGAATGGTATTTCCTCCCCGAGATGTTCTACAACTCGTCGGGCTATCGGTTGGGTCATCGCGAGGATGGTGCCTTGGTGGATGATATCGAACTACCGCCCTGGGCCAAGAGCCCCGAGGAATTTGTGCGCATCAATCGCATGGCTTTGGAATCGGAATTCGTATCCTGCCAACTGCATCAGTGGATCGATTTGATCTTTGGCTATAAGCAACGTGGTCCCGAGGCCATTAGGGCCACCAATGTGTTCTACTACCTGACCTATGAGGGTAGCGTCGACCTGGATGGCGTCCTGGATCCTGTGATGCGCGAAGCTGTGGAGAATCAGATCCGCAATTTTGGCCAAACTCCAAGTCAACTGCTGATGGAACCCCATCCGCCGCGCAGCTCGGCCATGCATCTGTCGCCGATGATGTTCAGTGCAATGCCCGAGGATCTATGCCAGATGCTCAAGTTCTATCAGAACTCACCGGTCATTCACATCTCGGCCAACACCTATCCACAATTGTCGCTGCCATCGGTGGTGACGGTCACGGCGGGTCACCAGTTCGCGGTGAATCGATGGAACTGCAACTATACCGCCTCCGTCCAGAGTCCCAGCTACGCCGAATCGCCCCAATCACCGGGATCCAATCAGCCACTGACCATCGATCCGGTTCTGG CTGTCCATGGTACCAACAATAATAGCAATGCGGTCAGTCGACGACATTTGGGTGATAACTTCAGCCAAATGCTCAAGATCCGATCGAACTGCTTTGTCACCACGGTGGATAGTCGGTTTCTCATCGCCTGTGGATTCTGGGACAACAGTTTCCGGGTGTTTGCCACCGAAACAG CGAAAATCGTGCAAATTGTGTTCGGACACTTTGGAGTGGTGACCTGCATGGCCCGTTCCGAGTGCAACATCACCTCGGATTGCTACATCGCCTCCGGATCCGCCGACTGCACGGTGCTCCTGTGGCACTGGAATGCCCGTACCCAGAGCATCGTGGGCGAGGGCGATGTGCCCACTCCACGGGCCACCCTAACGGGTCACGAACAGGCGGTGACCTCGGTGGTGATCAGTGCCGAACTGGGTCTGGTTGTCTCGGGATCGTCAA ATGGACCCGTGCTAATCCACACCACTTTCGGCGACCTTCTGCGCTCGCTGGATCCACCGGCGGAGTTCCACTCCCCGGAACTGATCACCATGTCCCGCGAGGGCTTCATTGTCATCAATTACGACAAGGGCAATGTGGCCGCCTACACCATCAATGGCAAGAAACTGCGCCACGAGACGCACAACGACAATCTACAG tgcatgCTGCTGTCGCGCGATGGTGAATACCTGATGACCGCCGGCGATCGCGGCATCGTGGAGGTGTGGCGCACCTTCAACCTAGCACCACTTTATGCCTTCCCCGCCTGCAATGCGGGCATCCGATCTTTGGCCCTCACCCACGATCAGAA ATACCTTCTGGCCGGACTTTCGACGGGCTCGATCATAGTATTCCACATCGATTTCAATCGCTGGCACCATGAGTACCAGCAGCGCTACTAA